ATGACTATATGTAATATTGTTCATGCCACAAGCGGCGACATCTTTTACAAAGGTAAAAGGATAAATCAGGTTGCATCTGATAAATTGCCTGCAATGGGACTTTGTCAGGTTCCTGAAGGGCGCAGGATTTTTCCGCGTCTGACTATTGAAGAGAATCTCGATATGGGGGCTTTTTTCAGAAATGATAAGGAAATTGAAGATGACAAAGAAAGAGTCTTCGGGATGTTTCCTATCCTTCGTGAAAGATGCAGGCAGGCCGGCGGAACTTTGTCAGGCGGAGAGCAGCAGATGCTTGCTATCGGCAGGGCTTTAATGAGCAGACCGAAAGTTCTTTTACTGGATGAGCCTTCTTTGGGACTTGCTCCGCTGATTGTTAAGCAGATTTTTGATATTATCAAAGAGATTAACAAGCTCGGGACGACAATTATTCTGGTAGAACAGAATGCAAAGGTGGCGCTGAGTATGGCCAACAGAGGTTATGTTCTTGAGACCGGGCATGTAGTTATGGAAGATGAAGCTCATAAGCTTTTAAACAATCCTGATATTCAAAAGGCGTATCTCGGCGAATAACTCTATTGTTTCAGATAATTAGTTTGCATTTTTAAAAGTCTCTCAAGCCTCAACGGATTGAGAGACTTTTTTTTATTCATCTATGCACTTTTCAGAATTAGCTATGGGAAAGCAAAGCAGCGAACTAATCCTTATTCCCTTTCTTGCCAGCTTTTTTGGCTTTTTTTGTTTTTTTGTATTCTTCTCGTTCTTGTTCTTTCTTTGTTTTTCTATCTTTACGATTTTCTTTGTCAGATTGTTTTTTTATTTTACGATCATCATCTAATTGTTCGCGTTTAAGTTGTTCTTCTTTTTTACGTTCTTTGCGTTCTTCTTTTGCCTCATCACGGGCTGCTTTGTTGTCAGACTTGCGCGTGTCATGTTTTATTTTTTTTTCCTCTTTTCGAGTATCTCGCTTTTCTTTTTTTTCTGTTTTCCGCTTTTCCTTCATCTCTTTTTTGTCATTATTCTTTGCTACAAGTATGAATTCTTCTGTTTTCGCACTTGAAGTCATTGATGAATAAGCTGAAGTTGCAGCAGCAAGAAGGAGACAAGATCCTAAGAAGAAAACAAACAATAAATTTTTCATAATAACTCCTTTATGTAGTTAATAGAGAATACTATTTATACTATACTATTTATTAATTGTTGAAGCAAAATAAAATGCAAATATTTTATAAGAGTGAACGTAAAAGTAAAAAATATCGTTCGTTTAAGTTGTAAAAAGGGCTAAATATAATGGACCTTAGGAGCTGGAGAGGAATGAGAGTCTATTTCAGGATTACGAGAATTAAAGGGAGTATAGATTCTTTTCCTTCTATTCTTGTTACTGATGAGTTATAAGATAGAAAAATATTTACTATGTACAATTTCAAGCGCATTTGAAATGTTGGAACCTACAGGAAAGACTTGCAAAGCATAAGCTGTTTGTGCTTAATTTGTTTCGTCTATTAATATTATACTTCCTGCAAAGATCTGGAGGCTTACAATGGCTAAGAAAGTAGTAATTGATCAAGATGAATGCATCGGTTGCGAAACTTGTGTAGAACTTTGTCCTGAAGTTTTTGCACTTGATTCAGATGGCGAAAAAGCTGAAGTGATTAAAGAAGATGCTGTCGATTTGGACTGCGTTCAAGAGTCTATGGATTCTTGTCCTGTGGAGTGTATATCTATAGAATAAAAGGATCACTCGTCTGTTGAACAGAAAGGCATCTTTGTTAGGTGCCTTTTTTTATGTTTTTATAATAAATTGAATATCTTTTTGAATCACTTGCGGCAGTAACGTTGTCAGTTTTGACTTTATATTAAATTCATCAAGCGGCGAGTCAGATCCGTATTCTATTTGAAATTTATTCCCATCTATTCTAGCGCGGCACCATCTTGCCCCTGCTTCAAACATGCATTCCTCAGTTCTTTCTATCATGAAGAGTTTTTTTGCTGTTAAAGGAATTCCTGTTTCGATTCTAGTTGCGAGACAGCTGTTAGAAGGTCGGTTAAGTGAGAGCAATTGTAAGAAGCCGGCCGCTTCGATGATATTTTTTTTAGTAAATCCGGCAAGAGCTAAAGGCGAAATTACGGATGCTTCACGAATGGCTTTTAAGCCGGCCCGGTCAACAGGGTCGTCAGCGTGACTGCCGTCAAAAAGCGGACATCTGTTAATGGTATCGATAATAGCCTTCTTGCAATGGTAGCAGCGATATTTTGTATTATCGCTGATGAGAGAATTTTTAAGCACCGAGATCTTAATGACTTGGTGGTTAATACCGATAGAGGCTGCTGATCGGCAGGCGAATGAAATGTCACGCTTCGCAGTAAGTTCAGAATCAATTGTTATGGCAAAAGCTTTATTTCCTAAAGCATCAAAGGCCGCCTTAGCTACCAAAGAGCTGTCAATTCCACCTGAAAAGGCAACAAAAGCTCTTTCATATAATTCGAATATCTTGAGTAGTTCTTTGTATTGTTTTTGAATAATATGTGAATTCGTCATGGGCATCTATTTTGCTTGATTATAGTTATGTGCATGTAGAGTTTACTGATTTTATAATCAATAAAACCCTTGATGCGTAAGGGTTGCCAATACGGGAATAAGTGCTTATTTAGTAAAGATACACGTTTATAAACTGCTTCATGTAAAGCGGAAAGGTAAATAAAAAAATGCTCATTAATTTAAGCCCGATGTGTCTCCGGGTGTTTTCAAAAACTGCAGTAATGCTCGCAGTTCTTATAGTTTCAATGTTTATTTTCGGCAATAGTAATGCCGAGTGTTCTGCTTTTTTATCAAGTAAAAAAGACAAAGAAAAAGAGCAAGTTAAGCTTCCAGAACCTGTGTCTGAAGGTATCGATTATCTTTTGGATACTTTGTCGGTTAAAACAAAAGATTTTGACCCGGGCAAGGTAAATGCTTTGATCCGTTACGTGGATGAATCTGCTCCCACTGATAAAATAATCAAACTTCCCAAGTATGAGTCTGCTAACGGTGCCGGAATGCGCATCAACGTAAAGGCTTCTTTAAAGAGGATTCTGGAATATACATATAATCCGGAAATCCCCGGCTACGCAGTTTACCCTTCGGTTATCCGTCTAAGCGGCTGGTATCCTGACAGTGAGTTTTTTGCAGACAAAGGTAAGCCTTGGAAATCTCTCAACGACTGCGAAGTTCCGAAAGTCTGGCGCGGGAAAGAATTTGAGGTGAATACTCCGGATTCTTTCGGCGGCGCATATTACAGATATGACCTGAACCGTCTGCTCGTGCTTATGAAGTACGAAGGACGTAATGTTTTCTTTTCGATTGCCAGACAGGCTGATAAGTCTAGCGTCGGAATGAAAGGTCTTGTCATGGACGATAACCAGTGGAATTATTTCTATAGTGGAATTCCCGGTCTGACTGCCGGAGGCATGGGCTGGATGGATACTTTTATGTACGATTCCATCTCTGTTTCAGTCTATATACAAGATAAAAATAATCCTGAGTATACTGTTAACTATCTGTTCAAGTGGCTCCGTGCCGGTTGGGCAGGGCTTAATGTTGTCCGTCCCAAACATATATTTGAAGGCAGTCAGCGTTTTGCCAATGCCTTTCGTGCATTGATGGAATCAAAAGAACTCCCTGAAGCTGCAGTTTTTTCTGAAAAAGTTAAAGGGATTGAATCCATGTCAGATCAGAAAATTGATAAGTATATTTCAGAATACTCAAAAAGCATAGAAGCTCTTGCCGGAAAGAATCCAGTGCTTTCCGATAAATTCCCTGAAATCTACACAAATGGGAACTATGCTAATTCGTTTACAAGAGAAGAGCGCATCGGTATCCTTGTAAAGGAATACGTTAAACGGGCTATGGGCAAACAGTGCTTGATTTATGACGCGGTTGTTCAGAATTAATTCTGCTTCTTTTTTATAAGGAAGGTTTTATGATTTATTTAGAAAGTGAAGCTAAATTTAAATATTGTCCGTACCTTATGACAAGTGATGATAAAATGAAATTCTGTCAGGGGACCATGTGTATGATGTGGCGTTCCTGTGATGGCAATAAAGGGTATTGCGGCCTTGCCGGCAAACCTGAAGAAAGTAAATAGTTCTGCTTAGTTGGGGTAATTGTCTATAATGCCGAAGCCTTATGCTTTTAAGCTTGAAAAAGTTCTCGATTTTAGAAAGCAAATCGAGGAACAGGCTCGTTTGGCTTTAGCCGAAGCCCATAAACTGCACACTGAACACAAAAAAGTCGTCTTCGAAATCGAAGAAAAAAAGAAAAATAACCAGAAAAAAGAATACGAGAAGCTGTCCGCTGATGATTTGTGGCTGTGGCGGCAGTATGATGATGCTTTGACTAAAGATCTGTATTCGGCACAAAATCGTCTTAAGCAATTGGCCCTTAACTTGCAAAAATGCCGTACAGAAGCTGTTCAAAAGTCAAAAGACCGTAAGTTGCTGGAAAAACTCAAAGAGAATCAGGCGAAAAAATACTATGAAGAAGAAAATCTTAAAGAGCAGAAAGAGTATGACGAAATGGCAACGCTTCGGTTCAAGTCTAAGACTTTCTAAGATTCTTGTATGCTTGGTTTTATTAGCTTTTCTAAAGCTTTCTCTTATCGGTGCTTTAGGTTTTGATTTGGAAACTCCCACTAAAAATGTGGTTGAAGCCGTAATTGAAAGCAGTGTTGTTCGTGACGCAGTTTCTGCTCCGGAAGCCATTGCTGCAGAGGCTAAAGATAAGCCTGCTGCTGAAGAATCGGCGTCCAAAGTGGATAAGCGTTCTGAAAGGATGCCGGAAGCCGACTGGAAGGCTCTCAAGAGCAAAGAGGACGAGTTGGCTCGTAAAGAGAGATCTCTTCGTACTCTTGAAAAGAATTTAGATAAAAAACTTGCTGAACTTAACAGTCTTGAAACTCGTCTTAAGAAAATGCTTGCTGATGCTGATGTTCTCAAAGATCAGAAGATTAAACATCTGGTCGGGGTATATACAGCTATGAAGCCTAAGAGTGCAGCTTTGGTCATTGAATCGCTGGATACTGGTTTGGCTGTCAAGATTTTGTCTGGCATGCGTGGACGTAATGCCGGTGAAATTCTCGGATTTGTTGCACCGAAGAAAGCTGCGGCTCTTTCCGAAGAGTTGACCAAGCTTCAGGTTCCTCTTGGAAATTAGCAGTCTGAAGTTTTATAAATAAGTTTTTAATAATTGCTCCAGCTGTATTTTGCGGCTGGAGCATTAATATTTGTATAGATAAGGGCTTAGTCGGTTTAAAATTGAAAAGAATCAAAATAACTATTGCTTACGATGGTACTAAGTTTTGCGGCTGGCAAATTCAGCCGGGAGTACGGACTGTTCAAAATGAGCTTGAGAAAGCGATTTCGCGGATAACCGGTGCTCCTGTACGAGTATACGGATCAGGTCGCACTGACAGCGGTGTTCATGCTCAGGGGCAGGTCGTTCATTTTACGTTGCCTGAAAGCAGGGCTGAAGTCCCATGGCAGCGGGCTTTGAATGCTATTATGCCGGACGACGTGACAGTCCTTGATGTGGCTTATGTCGATGAATCTTTTCACGCTCAGTTCAGTTCAATTCGTAAAACGTATGTTTATACTCTTTGGCTG
This DNA window, taken from Maridesulfovibrio ferrireducens, encodes the following:
- a CDS encoding ATP-dependent sacrificial sulfur transferase LarE; amino-acid sequence: MTNSHIIQKQYKELLKIFELYERAFVAFSGGIDSSLVAKAAFDALGNKAFAITIDSELTAKRDISFACRSAASIGINHQVIKISVLKNSLISDNTKYRCYHCKKAIIDTINRCPLFDGSHADDPVDRAGLKAIREASVISPLALAGFTKKNIIEAAGFLQLLSLNRPSNSCLATRIETGIPLTAKKLFMIERTEECMFEAGARWCRARIDGNKFQIEYGSDSPLDEFNIKSKLTTLLPQVIQKDIQFIIKT
- the fliJ gene encoding flagellar export protein FliJ, translated to MPKPYAFKLEKVLDFRKQIEEQARLALAEAHKLHTEHKKVVFEIEEKKKNNQKKEYEKLSADDLWLWRQYDDALTKDLYSAQNRLKQLALNLQKCRTEAVQKSKDRKLLEKLKENQAKKYYEEENLKEQKEYDEMATLRFKSKTF
- a CDS encoding ferredoxin, whose protein sequence is MAKKVVIDQDECIGCETCVELCPEVFALDSDGEKAEVIKEDAVDLDCVQESMDSCPVECISIE
- a CDS encoding ABC transporter ATP-binding protein, with translation MTEPILELRDIKSGYGSIKALKGISLKVYEGEIVSIIGANGAGKSTTLMTICNIVHATSGDIFYKGKRINQVASDKLPAMGLCQVPEGRRIFPRLTIEENLDMGAFFRNDKEIEDDKERVFGMFPILRERCRQAGGTLSGGEQQMLAIGRALMSRPKVLLLDEPSLGLAPLIVKQIFDIIKEINKLGTTIILVEQNAKVALSMANRGYVLETGHVVMEDEAHKLLNNPDIQKAYLGE
- a CDS encoding MotE family protein produces the protein MTKWQRFGSSLRLSKILVCLVLLAFLKLSLIGALGFDLETPTKNVVEAVIESSVVRDAVSAPEAIAAEAKDKPAAEESASKVDKRSERMPEADWKALKSKEDELARKERSLRTLEKNLDKKLAELNSLETRLKKMLADADVLKDQKIKHLVGVYTAMKPKSAALVIESLDTGLAVKILSGMRGRNAGEILGFVAPKKAAALSEELTKLQVPLGN